Part of the Limihaloglobus sulfuriphilus genome is shown below.
CCGCTGAGCCGGCCGTGAAGGGTCGGTATTATTGTTTACCAGGCTCAGATAAACACCCGTCTCGCTGTCTCTGTGTATGTGAAACTTGTTTCTGCCGCCGGGGAAATCAATAAATCCCGTCTGCGGGTCAAAACTTAAAGTTGTGTTGTCCTCGCTTAGCGTCAATACAGCGGCCTTGTTGACCGCGGGGTCAGAATGAAAGCGCATAACGGCATAAATCTGCCCGTCCGGGCCCTGTACCGCGTTTCCTTCTGTCCAGCCGGGGGATTTACAATTCCACGCCGGATCCGGCCAGGAAGGATCCATCTGCAACGAATTAGTCATTGTCCAGCTCGAGGCATCCAGCAGGTCATCATCAAGGTCTGCCGAGATAATCACTGCCCAGAAGCAGGCACCAAAGGGCAGATATGAGACCCGCGGCTCAAACACACGGTAAACCCTGCCGTTTGCGAAAAGCACGGTCGTAGCATAGCTGCTGTAGCCTGTAGTGCCGATTTCTTCGGCTTCAAAGAGCAGGCCGCTGGTGCTGTTTGTTGGAGTTGTCCATGTTGCGCCGTAGTTTGTGCTTTTGGCGATAGTGATATTTGCTATCCCCCCGGAAGCGCCAAGATGATACAACGCTCCGTTATGTTCAAAAAGTGATCCGCCTTTAACCCCGGTAACCTGGCCGCGATGCCACCAGGTCTTGCCGTTATCGTAGGAAATTTTTATAACAGAACCGCTGCTGAACGGATTATTGGGACCCCAGTAATCATGAGAGGCGACAATTACTCCGCTGCTGAATTTATAGACAGAGGGAGACGCAAGATAAGGCCCCTCAGCGGTCCCTTCATCGTTTACTTGGCTGACCCATAAATCCGCCGGCTCAGAGGGAGAGCCGCTTGTATAATGCTCAACAATTTCATTTTCGCTTAATGCCTTGTTATAAACGGCCGCTTCATCTATAAAGCCGCGATAAAACTTCTCCATGTCCGGCGTTCTGCCTATCTGGCCATTTTGAGATGAACCGCCGTAAGTATAGCTGTCGCTTGAGAAGTTTACGATTGAGTTTTTCTTCAAAACCCCGTTATAATAAATTTTCATATTATCCGCGGCAAAATCTGCCACACATGCAAGATGCGTCCATTGGTTAACCGAGGTAAATGCAGTTACAACATTGGCATATTGATCATTAATATTACTTCTTGCCCCTACTCTAAGGTAACCTGAAGAGTCATTGTAGGCTCCAATCTCAACGCCAAGCCCGGCAATATCATCATCGATCATTGTGATAAATACCTGCCGGCCAGACTCGGACGAAGAGAGATAGCTGTTTTTTATCCACGCCTCAAACGTAATCGCCTCCGAGCCGTCAAGCAGCGGGCCAAGTTCACTTCCAAGGTCTATGCCCGCCGTATGTCCGTTGAACCAGCAACTTTTGACATCTATCCCCGCGGCAGCGGGCATTGCGTCACCCTGGTATGTTGCGCTGCCGATATTTTCCGCGGCATCCTCCGCCGGCCTGCCGTCACTATAAATGTATTCATCAAACCGCAACCAGACAACCGGCTCATCAGATGCAACAATATCGGCATAAGCGGCAAAAACACTGCCGCAAAAGGTTAAAACTATAAACACAAAAAATGCGCAAACTCTTACTTTGAATGACATTATATGATTTTTCCTCGACAGGATAAAGGACAGCCGGTAGAATAAGTTTTTCTTATTCTACCGGCACATATTCCTTTAATAATTAGTTTCAATTACTGTAAAAAACAGTATTGTTGGTTTTATTTAATCTGCCAGTCACATTCCGGACGATTCGGATCAGGGTCATTACACAGCAGCCACTTGGTTGACATGACTGCAACGTCCTGGAGATTAACTTCACAGTCCTCGTTGAGGTCTCCGACCAAAGCAAAACCTGTCGCGATAACATCTTCACAGGATTCGGGTGTGAAGAAAGTTACCTGAAGCTCGTTATAATCGCCGGCTTCAACGACCTCGTACGATACAAATACATTGTCAATATCCATAGAGTCGCCAACATAAATACTGCCTTCAGCTCTAATGAGCGTATAAACGCCATCAGCAGGACGCTCGCCGATAAACTCAGGGGTTATTGTCCCCTCTAAGACTGCATTTCCGGAAAGAACGATACCGTTGCCTATACCAAGGGCACTATCAAGCTGGAATGTCATGTTTGAACCTTCAGCGGCAGTGAGATTTTTCGCATTGACGGCTGTGGTAGTACCAGAGACCATCATATCAGCATTCTCACCAATCGCCAGAAGTCCGTCAACATTCAAATTCGCTGAACCGCTCAGCTCGATATAAGCCTCGCTTGTTTCACCCGAAGCAGCGATAAGGTGTCCGGCTGAAAGTGTCCCGCCGCTCATTGCAAGAGCCGCGTTACCCTCATCTCCAACAACCATAGTGCTTGCGACATTAACAGAACCGCCGTCCATTGAAACATCTGCAACTGAAGTGCCCTGGGCAGCAATCGTTAAGTTAGTGCAAGCCGCGTCAGCGCCGGTTGTTACCGCAAGAGAAGCCGCTGCGTCATCGCCGACAATAGCCGTGTCAACCGTTGCTGAAGAATTAAGAGTATCCGCTCCGCTGTTCCAAACCTGGCTGGTTCCTGCAACAGGAGATGTGAGGATAATAGCCGTACCTGAGCCGGCACCAACTATCTCTGCGCTCCATCCGGCGGAAACGGCCGCCGTCGAGAGCATATCGCTGATATCGCCGGTTATCAGGGCAGGATCCTCAAGCTCAGGATCAACCCCCGCGGCGTAATATGTCATCGGCTCTGATGATGCTGCTGCGAGATACTGACCGGCAGCGTCTGTGCCTGTCATAAAATAAGGATCAAATACAGCGCCTTCGTAAATCAGAGCAATTCCTTCGTTGAATCCACATGCCTGAATACCGCTGCCGATTCCCGCTGAACCGTTAAGAGCCATCTCTGTTGTGGACAGAGGCCCGAAGTAGCAGCTTTCGCTGTTGATACCTGCCGCATCACCGAGGATTGAGAACTTTGCTGTACCGTCACGCCCAACTTCTATATAGGTCTCTATATTGAGCTGGCCTCCGGAAAGGGCAACTGTTCCGTTTCCGCCCTCATCAACGCCAATATTCAGACGGTTTCCGTTTAAGGCACCACCTGAAATGTCAAGGGTTGCCAGTCCGGAAGAACCTACCGTTAAATATCCGCCGAGAATGTTTACTTCTCCGCCGGTGAGGTTGAAAGCGGCGTCTGCGGTAGAGCTCTGAGCTAACATCATTCTGTTGACATTGAGAACGCCGTCGCTGACATTGGCTGAAGCTGTACCGCTATTGCCGATGGTAAAAAACTCGGTAACATCAAAGCTGCCTCCGCTGATGTTTATTTCACCCTGAGATTCAGGGTTACTCTGCCCTGCGGCAGTTAGCGTATCTGCACTAATAGAACCTCCCGAAAGATCAATAACGCCGTATCCTTCATCACCAACCAGCATACTGCCGCTGACATTTACTTCGGCTGTTCCGCTGACAGAGAAAGTGCCGTTTGCACCAACATCACCGTCACCGAACGCCATACTTGCGGCTGTTATAGTTCCTCCGGTAGCGGTAATAGTACCTGTCCCGTCCCATGTCCTGAAGTAGGTTTCACTGGTAAATGATCCGCCGCTTATCAGAAACGAACCTGTTGAACCTGGATTCTGGGCGAGCTGTCCACGGTTTATATAAAGAGAACCGCCGGAAATCTCACAATAAGCTTCGCCCTGGTTACCTACTGTGAAATAACCAGATACTGTTACATCGCCTCCGGTGAGAAAAAACTGGGTATCTGAGTCTGCTGCGAAACCGTGCTGGTAAGTCGTAAATGAAGAAACACCGCCGGCAATAGTAAAATCTGCGGGGACTCCTATTGTCCCGAGTCGGACATCACCGCCGGTCAGGTCACCGTTGAGTATGGGAGAGTCCGGATCTGCTGAATCGATATAAAAATCATCATCAGCCGTCCATACTACATCTGCAGGGACATCGAGCCAGTTTAACCCATTATTAAAATCCCTGTCTCCGTCTCCGTTTGTCCAGTAATTCACAATCGCCAGACACGGAATAGAGACAGCCAACATGATAATCACAAAAAAGTTTTTCATAATCATTCTCCTGAAAAAATAATAAAAATTTACTACAAACATTACTGCACTTTTAGCGAAGAGGCATCATCTGAGTGCCCCTTCTGTTAGACACATCCGGCGGGTCATAAACATCAATCATAACATCATCGTCGCCGGAATACCAACTCGCCGAGCCGTCTTTGAAAACATAACAGCCGCTTGACTTTAAACGCGCATCATCTTGCGCCTTTAAACTCCATATTAAACCGTTATAAACACTGTGGGTGAACGCACTGCCCGATGGTGCGTCTGGGTCATAAGCCCTGTAGCTGAAACTCAGCTCGCTTATACCCTGACCGTGGTTGAGGCGGTACTGCCGCAACGGTATAGACCTGTACAGCCTGTCGCCTGAGAGAACGTCTATTTTATTTCCCTCATAAGTCCAGTTTCTGCTGGTCTTTGTCCATCGGTTGTCGCTGTCGGCCCACCTCTTGTTTTTATCCCTGTCTTTGTAAAATCCAAACATAAAGGAGTAGCTTCCGTAAACCCTGCACATTTGATAGGGGATATGCTCAGGCGTGAGATCAAGCGGTTTGAGGAATGGACAATTGAAGAAATTCATAGAACCAATGTACGGCTCCCATAATTCCCTGCGGTCAACCATGTTGGAATTGCTGGCCAACTGTTCCTGCCAGCTTCCGCGAACCGGGTTGGAGGAATTGTCGGGGTCTTCACAGTAGTGCAGCGGCAGCCGGCCGTTGGTACTCTCGTAAGCGAATGCCGCTATTCCTATCTGGCGGACATTCGATGCGCATACCATACGCTTAGCCTGTTCTCTTGCTTTTTGAAGTGCGGGCATA
Proteins encoded:
- a CDS encoding LamG-like jellyroll fold domain-containing protein gives rise to the protein MSFKVRVCAFFVFIVLTFCGSVFAAYADIVASDEPVVWLRFDEYIYSDGRPAEDAAENIGSATYQGDAMPAAAGIDVKSCWFNGHTAGIDLGSELGPLLDGSEAITFEAWIKNSYLSSSESGRQVFITMIDDDIAGLGVEIGAYNDSSGYLRVGARSNINDQYANVVTAFTSVNQWTHLACVADFAADNMKIYYNGVLKKNSIVNFSSDSYTYGGSSQNGQIGRTPDMEKFYRGFIDEAAVYNKALSENEIVEHYTSGSPSEPADLWVSQVNDEGTAEGPYLASPSVYKFSSGVIVASHDYWGPNNPFSSGSVIKISYDNGKTWWHRGQVTGVKGGSLFEHNGALYHLGASGGIANITIAKSTNYGATWTTPTNSTSGLLFEAEEIGTTGYSSYATTVLFANGRVYRVFEPRVSYLPFGACFWAVIISADLDDDLLDASSWTMTNSLQMDPSWPDPAWNCKSPGWTEGNAVQGPDGQIYAVMRFHSDPAVNKAAVLTLSEDNTTLSFDPQTGFIDFPGGRNKFHIHRDSETGVYLSLVNNNTDPSRPAQRNTLSLIASDDVYNWRHVRTIIQDNSPMSWYESMLNVGFQYVVWDFDGDDMIFVSRTAYDGAANYHDSNKITFHRIENYMDFVAACGNWGYSQMDLNMDCVVDLMDFSLFFSDWMGCTRPYYEGCVEGNF
- a CDS encoding DUF1559 domain-containing protein — its product is MYRSFLKSRKRAFTLIELLVVISIIALLMAILMPALQKAREQAKRMVCASNVRQIGIAAFAYESTNGRLPLHYCEDPDNSSNPVRGSWQEQLASNSNMVDRRELWEPYIGSMNFFNCPFLKPLDLTPEHIPYQMCRVYGSYSFMFGFYKDRDKNKRWADSDNRWTKTSRNWTYEGNKIDVLSGDRLYRSIPLRQYRLNHGQGISELSFSYRAYDPDAPSGSAFTHSVYNGLIWSLKAQDDARLKSSGCYVFKDGSASWYSGDDDVMIDVYDPPDVSNRRGTQMMPLR